In the Salinirubrum litoreum genome, one interval contains:
- a CDS encoding DNA primase large subunit PriL produces MRALDAKYPFFDAARETVEQEGADLPTLIAEDAPAVERGLERVERALLAGTVESEDTTRFDRNELLSYPIARILVSLVDAPAAVQKYAAAEAATARARFEADFAQDDDLRTGGASVDLDTVLREFDLADAVIAESPADRPARSEDRYRVAVGAYLRLSTADWGDGWRLVNRELADGRVRVTRAELSRLLEVAVERRVAEGLPFEGIAENEALVEALDEKITDLRELLADRSGTRQLDTVVPELFPPCMDGLLRRVQRGADLDAEATFSLTAFLTGIGMDTDEIVALYRDSSVDAETIRYQIEYLQNTPVTQYPPPSCATMEAYDLCVKEDDERGLCESVSHPMSYYGDALASVEASEIDDWRNRGADPEEAESEA; encoded by the coding sequence ATGCGCGCGCTCGACGCCAAGTACCCCTTCTTCGACGCGGCCCGCGAGACCGTCGAGCAGGAGGGAGCCGATCTGCCGACGCTGATCGCCGAGGACGCCCCGGCGGTCGAGCGCGGACTGGAACGCGTCGAACGCGCCCTGCTGGCCGGCACCGTCGAGTCCGAGGACACCACGCGGTTCGACCGGAACGAACTCCTCTCGTACCCCATCGCCCGCATCCTCGTCTCGCTGGTCGACGCGCCGGCCGCCGTGCAGAAGTACGCCGCCGCCGAGGCCGCGACCGCCCGCGCCCGCTTCGAGGCTGACTTCGCGCAGGACGACGACCTCCGGACCGGCGGCGCGTCGGTCGATCTGGACACCGTCCTCCGGGAGTTCGACCTCGCGGACGCCGTCATCGCCGAGTCGCCCGCCGACCGGCCCGCCCGGAGCGAGGACCGCTACCGGGTCGCAGTCGGGGCGTACCTCCGTCTCTCGACGGCCGATTGGGGCGACGGCTGGCGACTGGTGAACCGCGAACTGGCAGACGGCCGGGTGCGCGTCACCCGTGCGGAACTCTCCCGCCTGCTTGAGGTCGCGGTCGAACGCCGGGTCGCCGAGGGCCTCCCCTTCGAGGGCATCGCCGAGAACGAGGCGCTGGTCGAGGCACTGGACGAGAAGATCACCGACCTCCGCGAACTGCTGGCCGACCGGTCCGGCACCCGGCAACTGGACACCGTCGTCCCCGAACTGTTCCCGCCGTGCATGGACGGACTCCTGCGCCGGGTCCAGCGCGGAGCCGACCTCGACGCGGAGGCGACCTTCTCGCTGACCGCCTTCCTCACCGGCATCGGGATGGACACCGACGAGATCGTGGCGCTGTACCGCGACTCGTCGGTCGACGCGGAGACGATCCGTTACCAGATCGAGTATCTCCAGAACACGCCGGTCACACAGTACCCGCCGCCCTCCTGTGCGACGATGGAGGCGTACGATCTCTGCGTGAAGGAGGACGACGAGCGCGGTCTCTGTGAGTCCGTCTCGCATCCGATGTCGTACTACGGCGACGCGTTGGCGTCGGTCGAGGCCTCGGAGATCGACGACTGGCGGAACCGTGGCGCAGACCCCGAGGAAGCAGAGTCCGAAGCCTGA
- a CDS encoding coenzyme F420-0:L-glutamate ligase has translation MHLFAVPDLPEIGPGDDLAALISERVDLRPDDVVCVASTVVSKAEGRTADLADFPAGPRAREIADRLADLTGDEKDPRFAQAVLEESVDLLMEAPFLLTETRFGHVGVNAGIDRSNVPGGDLLLLPERPGESAERIRAGLSGADAPTGVDTPAATATDTPAVLVTDTCGRPFRHGQRGVAIGWAGIPASRDWRGETDRDGRELGVTVENVIDELAAAANLVAGEGAGGTPVVVIREFDFGDHAGSDNHFREIEGDFVRQALREWDFDG, from the coding sequence ATGCACCTGTTCGCCGTCCCCGATCTGCCGGAGATCGGTCCGGGGGACGACCTCGCGGCACTGATCAGCGAGCGCGTCGACCTCCGCCCGGACGACGTAGTCTGTGTCGCCAGCACGGTCGTCTCGAAGGCCGAGGGACGCACCGCCGACCTCGCCGACTTCCCGGCCGGGCCACGCGCCAGAGAGATCGCCGACCGACTCGCCGACCTCACCGGCGACGAGAAAGACCCCCGCTTCGCGCAGGCCGTCCTGGAGGAGTCTGTCGACCTGCTGATGGAGGCTCCGTTCCTCCTGACCGAGACGCGCTTCGGCCACGTCGGGGTCAACGCCGGCATCGACCGCTCGAACGTCCCCGGTGGCGACCTGCTCCTGCTCCCCGAACGTCCGGGCGAGAGCGCCGAACGCATCCGGGCCGGCCTGTCGGGTGCAGACGCACCGACGGGGGTCGACACGCCGGCAGCGACCGCCACCGACACACCGGCCGTGCTCGTCACCGACACCTGCGGGCGACCGTTCCGGCACGGCCAGCGCGGGGTCGCGATCGGGTGGGCGGGTATCCCGGCGAGTCGTGACTGGCGCGGGGAGACCGACCGCGACGGCCGGGAACTGGGCGTCACCGTCGAGAACGTGATCGACGAACTCGCGGCGGCCGCGAACCTCGTGGCCGGCGAGGGTGCCGGCGGGACCCCGGTAGTCGTGATCCGGGAGTTCGACTTCGGCGACCACGCCGGCAGCGACAACCACTTCCGGGAGATAGAGGGCGACTTCGTCCGGCAGGCACTCCGGGAGTGGGACTTCGACGGCTGA
- a CDS encoding 5,10-methylenetetrahydromethanopterin reductase, whose translation MLGIELTPEHPIDRVVDLGQRAEAAGYDTLFTSCHYNNRDPFAALARLAHATDDIRLGPGVANPYERHPVTLAAKTATVAEQSDGRAVFGIGPGDPSTLRNLGLADDRGLRSVLEAFKVAQRLWAGERVDHEGTFEAHDAGLNFDVPGEIPVYVGGEGPHMCRMAGKHADGLLFNGSHPADLSWARDRVEEGTEDRPDERGDFDLAAYASVSVSADAEAAREAARPPTAFITAGAAPPVLDRHGIDHDRADEIGEKISAGQFGDAFELVTPAMVEAFCIAGPPETVADRMAAVLDHADSLVVGSPLGPDLDAAIDLAATAYDRATGE comes from the coding sequence ATGCTCGGCATCGAACTCACGCCGGAACATCCCATCGACCGCGTCGTCGACCTCGGCCAGCGTGCCGAGGCGGCCGGCTACGACACGCTGTTCACCAGTTGCCACTACAACAACCGCGACCCCTTCGCGGCGCTCGCACGCCTCGCACACGCGACCGACGACATCCGCCTCGGACCGGGCGTCGCCAACCCCTACGAACGCCACCCCGTCACCCTCGCCGCGAAGACCGCCACGGTCGCCGAGCAGTCCGACGGGCGGGCCGTCTTCGGCATCGGACCGGGCGACCCCTCGACGCTCCGGAACCTCGGCCTCGCGGACGACCGGGGGCTGCGATCGGTCCTGGAGGCGTTCAAAGTCGCACAACGACTGTGGGCCGGCGAACGCGTCGACCACGAGGGCACCTTCGAGGCGCACGACGCCGGCCTGAACTTCGACGTGCCGGGCGAGATTCCCGTCTACGTCGGCGGCGAGGGGCCGCACATGTGCCGGATGGCCGGCAAACACGCCGACGGCCTGCTGTTCAACGGCTCACACCCGGCCGACCTGTCGTGGGCACGCGACCGCGTCGAGGAGGGGACGGAAGACCGCCCCGACGAGCGCGGCGACTTCGATCTGGCGGCGTACGCCAGCGTCAGCGTGAGTGCGGACGCCGAGGCGGCACGGGAGGCCGCGCGACCGCCGACCGCGTTCATCACGGCGGGGGCCGCCCCGCCGGTGTTGGACCGCCACGGCATCGACCACGACCGCGCAGACGAGATCGGCGAGAAGATCAGTGCCGGCCAGTTCGGCGACGCCTTCGAACTCGTGACGCCGGCGATGGTCGAGGCGTTCTGTATCGCCGGACCACCCGAGACCGTGGCCGACAGGATGGCGGCGGTGCTGGATCACGCGGACAGTCTCGTCGTCGGATCCCCGCTGGGTCCCGATCTGGACGCGGCTATCGATCTCGCCGCGACGGCGTACGACCGGGCGACGGGGGAGTGA
- a CDS encoding DUF7573 domain-containing protein — translation MGGDRSLDEFATDDTERAASAETDAGVDAECDEGSEPDSTDATADSPEGDAPEREAGVDPAESTYAWSPSGATCASCEATVERRWRDEGDLVCADCKSW, via the coding sequence ATGGGCGGAGACCGGTCGTTAGACGAGTTCGCCACCGACGACACGGAGCGTGCGGCGTCTGCGGAGACGGACGCCGGTGTCGACGCCGAGTGCGACGAGGGCTCGGAACCGGACTCGACCGACGCGACAGCAGACAGTCCCGAGGGCGACGCCCCGGAGCGCGAGGCTGGGGTCGACCCGGCGGAGTCGACGTACGCGTGGTCGCCGTCGGGAGCGACCTGCGCGTCCTGCGAGGCGACGGTCGAGCGCCGGTGGCGCGACGAGGGGGACCTCGTCTGTGCCGACTGCAAGTCGTGGTAG
- a CDS encoding ArsR/SmtB family transcription factor has product MDGNADTTFRSPLGRALSTPARVRIAGALVESRGEELLPTEIAGQAGVSERTFHNHREALVELGVMRKHHPESGYPRYTLADSPVADLLVALNAELDAQFVAGTDGVQTAVQNFTE; this is encoded by the coding sequence ATGGACGGCAACGCCGACACGACGTTCAGGTCGCCGCTCGGACGGGCACTCTCGACCCCGGCGCGCGTGCGGATCGCCGGTGCCCTCGTGGAGTCGCGGGGAGAGGAACTCCTGCCGACCGAGATCGCGGGGCAGGCGGGCGTCTCCGAGCGGACGTTTCACAACCACCGCGAGGCACTCGTGGAGTTGGGCGTGATGCGGAAGCACCACCCCGAGAGTGGCTACCCGCGGTACACGCTCGCAGACTCGCCCGTCGCCGACCTCCTCGTGGCACTGAACGCCGAACTCGACGCGCAGTTCGTCGCGGGCACCGACGGTGTCCAGACGGCAGTACAGAACTTCACCGAGTAG
- a CDS encoding MarR family winged helix-turn-helix transcriptional regulator encodes MSNTPEFRLGDVSAFQRDLLTAIGLLEQDDETPTTRGMIDILDPYYSESITRGRLSRNLDDLSRRDMIDVEPVDGRTNAYFLTDTGRSMLRRSVELRLGALEDVEANGQNA; translated from the coding sequence GTGAGTAACACGCCGGAGTTCCGACTCGGCGACGTGTCGGCGTTCCAGCGCGACCTGCTGACCGCTATCGGACTCTTGGAACAGGACGACGAGACGCCGACGACCCGCGGGATGATCGACATTCTCGACCCGTACTACTCGGAGTCGATCACCCGTGGTCGGTTGAGTCGGAACCTCGACGACCTCTCTCGGCGCGACATGATCGACGTGGAACCGGTCGACGGACGGACGAACGCCTACTTCCTCACCGACACCGGCCGGTCGATGCTCCGCCGGAGTGTCGAACTCCGGCTCGGCGCACTCGAAGACGTGGAAGCGAACGGACAGAACGCCTGA
- a CDS encoding heterodisulfide reductase-related iron-sulfur binding cluster, with the protein MTFLQTTPTRETFWTISPVGEVAFYFFAAVAILVFLYGLYERFARYARGTEDPFPRLDDLSTRVTSAAKIVGSNEKQFDRDLYGGLMHSFILWGFLTLLIGTTILAIDMDIWTKLLGQPSFFVGDFYLSYSLVMDAMGLLFVVGVGMALYRRYAVRNERLWGKHTSNEDALFVWSLFLLGVGGYLIEGLRIVGTGFPSFETVSFVGYFLALVFDAAGVSAGLAESLYWWGWWSHALLALAFVAWIPYAKPFHMISSFANVVTRDEKAGRRLPGVPSDAAPDEIGYTSVDDFSWKAMLDQDACTKCGRCSSVCPAKASGRNLDPRDVILDLKTYREELDAGETDSVEIVADGGTSVIDSESMESCMACMACMDACPVEIEHLTHFTEMNRRLTETGQMQENVQDAMMNVFQNGNAFGDPQRKRPDWTDDLDFEVPDAREADVEFLWYVGDYPSYDERNQRVARSLARLFEASGVSYGILYEDEQNDGNDVRRVGEEGLFEMLVEDNAGAMADCEFEKIVCTDPHSYNTFSNEYPEMAAELGVEFDYPVFHYTQVVETLVESGRIDLAGTELDYTVTYHDPCHLGRYNHEYEAPRELVRATGARLSEMPRNRKDSFCCGGGGGGLWMDQNEETKPSEERLREALEDTDAGDAVEKFVVACPMCGTMYEDGRKTGDFEDDIEVIDVAELLVEALDAGSGAVSVEDVEVGDDSGVSAD; encoded by the coding sequence ATGACATTCCTGCAGACGACGCCGACGCGGGAGACCTTCTGGACCATCAGTCCGGTGGGCGAGGTCGCCTTCTACTTCTTCGCGGCCGTCGCTATCCTCGTCTTCCTGTACGGCCTGTACGAGCGGTTCGCCCGCTACGCGCGCGGGACCGAGGACCCCTTCCCGCGACTCGACGACCTCTCGACGCGCGTCACGTCGGCGGCGAAGATCGTCGGCTCGAACGAGAAACAGTTCGACCGCGACCTCTACGGCGGCCTGATGCACTCCTTCATCCTCTGGGGCTTTCTCACCCTGCTGATCGGGACGACCATCCTCGCCATCGACATGGACATCTGGACGAAACTGCTGGGCCAGCCCTCCTTCTTCGTCGGCGACTTCTACCTCTCGTACTCGCTGGTGATGGACGCGATGGGTCTCCTCTTCGTCGTCGGGGTCGGCATGGCGCTCTACCGCCGGTACGCCGTCCGGAACGAGCGGCTGTGGGGCAAACACACCTCGAACGAGGACGCGCTGTTCGTCTGGTCGCTGTTCCTCCTCGGTGTGGGCGGCTACCTCATCGAGGGCCTGCGCATCGTCGGGACCGGCTTCCCCTCCTTCGAGACGGTCAGCTTCGTCGGCTACTTCCTCGCGCTCGTCTTCGACGCCGCCGGCGTGTCGGCCGGGCTCGCCGAGTCGCTCTACTGGTGGGGCTGGTGGTCACACGCCCTGCTCGCGCTGGCGTTCGTCGCGTGGATCCCCTACGCGAAGCCGTTCCACATGATCTCCTCCTTCGCCAACGTCGTCACGCGCGACGAGAAAGCGGGTCGGCGACTGCCCGGTGTGCCCTCGGACGCCGCGCCCGACGAGATCGGCTACACCTCCGTCGACGACTTCTCGTGGAAGGCGATGCTCGATCAGGACGCCTGTACGAAGTGCGGCCGCTGTTCGTCGGTCTGTCCCGCGAAGGCCTCCGGGCGCAATCTGGACCCGCGCGACGTCATCCTCGACCTGAAGACCTACCGTGAGGAACTGGACGCCGGTGAGACCGACTCGGTCGAGATCGTCGCCGACGGCGGGACGTCCGTCATCGACAGCGAGTCGATGGAGTCGTGCATGGCCTGCATGGCCTGCATGGACGCCTGTCCGGTCGAGATCGAGCACCTCACGCACTTCACCGAGATGAACCGCCGCCTGACCGAGACGGGCCAGATGCAGGAGAACGTGCAGGACGCGATGATGAACGTCTTCCAGAACGGGAACGCCTTCGGCGACCCCCAGCGCAAGCGGCCGGACTGGACCGACGACCTGGACTTCGAGGTGCCGGACGCCCGCGAGGCGGACGTGGAGTTCCTCTGGTACGTCGGCGACTACCCCTCCTACGACGAGCGGAACCAGCGCGTCGCCCGGTCGCTGGCGCGTCTGTTCGAGGCGAGCGGCGTCTCCTACGGCATCCTCTACGAGGACGAGCAGAACGACGGCAACGACGTGCGCCGCGTGGGCGAGGAGGGCCTCTTCGAGATGCTCGTCGAGGACAACGCCGGCGCGATGGCCGACTGCGAGTTCGAGAAGATCGTCTGTACCGACCCGCACTCGTACAACACCTTCTCGAACGAGTATCCCGAGATGGCCGCAGAACTGGGCGTGGAGTTCGACTACCCGGTGTTCCACTACACGCAGGTCGTGGAGACCCTCGTCGAGTCGGGCCGCATCGACCTCGCGGGCACCGAACTCGACTACACCGTCACCTACCACGACCCCTGTCACCTCGGGCGGTACAACCACGAGTACGAGGCCCCCCGTGAACTGGTGCGCGCGACCGGCGCGCGACTCTCGGAGATGCCCCGCAACCGGAAGGACTCCTTCTGCTGTGGTGGCGGCGGTGGTGGCCTGTGGATGGACCAGAACGAGGAGACGAAGCCCTCGGAGGAGCGCCTGCGCGAAGCCCTCGAAGACACCGACGCCGGCGACGCAGTCGAGAAGTTCGTCGTCGCCTGTCCGATGTGCGGGACGATGTACGAGGACGGCCGGAAGACGGGCGACTTCGAGGACGACATCGAGGTGATCGACGTGGCGGAACTGCTGGTCGAGGCGCTCGACGCCGGCAGTGGCGCGGTGTCGGTCGAGGACGTGGAAGTCGGCGACGACTCCGGCGTGAGCGCGGACTGA
- a CDS encoding energy-coupling factor transporter transmembrane component T family protein: MLTYEPGDSLAHRLDPRTKLFVQFAFVAAAFAHTTPGGLAVLSVVTAGLLLAADTSPIRTLWAYRYVLPFLVVSPVVEGVTLGAPWFVPADAVFPLLASYRVSLILLVSAAYVRTTPVRETRAAIQRTIPGRPGQFLGIGVALVFRFLPVLRDDVRRAREAMAARLGSERRLDERIQVAAAAGLSRAFGRADRLALALRARCLAWNPTLPALAFAPRDLVGAVVGLGLAVSVLL, translated from the coding sequence ATGCTGACCTACGAACCGGGCGACAGTCTCGCCCACCGCCTCGATCCCCGGACGAAGCTGTTCGTCCAGTTCGCCTTCGTCGCGGCCGCGTTCGCGCACACGACGCCGGGCGGCCTCGCCGTCCTCTCGGTCGTCACCGCCGGCCTGCTACTGGCGGCCGACACCTCCCCGATCCGGACGCTGTGGGCCTACCGGTACGTCCTCCCGTTTCTCGTCGTCTCGCCGGTCGTCGAGGGGGTGACGCTCGGCGCGCCGTGGTTCGTGCCGGCGGATGCTGTCTTCCCCCTGCTCGCGAGCTATCGTGTCTCCCTGATCCTGCTCGTCTCGGCGGCGTACGTCCGCACGACGCCGGTCCGGGAGACGCGGGCGGCCATCCAGCGGACGATACCGGGGCGACCGGGCCAGTTTCTCGGGATCGGGGTGGCGCTCGTCTTCCGGTTTCTCCCGGTCCTGCGCGACGACGTGCGCCGGGCGCGAGAGGCGATGGCCGCGCGACTCGGCAGCGAGCGTCGGCTGGACGAGCGCATCCAGGTGGCCGCGGCCGCCGGCCTCTCGCGGGCGTTCGGGCGGGCGGACCGACTCGCGCTGGCGCTCCGGGCGCGCTGTCTCGCGTGGAACCCGACGCTTCCGGCGCTGGCGTTCGCCCCGCGCGATCTGGTCGGGGCGGTCGTCGGACTCGGACTGGCGGTGTCGGTTCTGCTGTGA
- a CDS encoding energy-coupling factor ABC transporter ATP-binding protein — translation MIELRDVTHRYGDSLALDSVSLTIPDGEFLVLAGANGSGKTTLVRHCNGLLTPDSGAVLVDGTAVADDLVAARTAVGMVFQDPRDQIVAATVGADVAFGPENLGLTRAEIDRRVADALDAVGMAGRETERIDSLSGGERERVAIAGALAMEPSHLVLDEPFTGLDAPARESVVARLRERHAEGTGIVLVTHDLRDALPLADRVVAMQDGEIALDAAPADARDRLADLGVRVPPAEASDAGESSHSTDDRDDRC, via the coding sequence ATGATCGAACTCCGCGACGTCACTCATCGGTACGGCGACTCCCTCGCGCTCGACTCGGTCTCGCTGACGATCCCGGACGGGGAGTTTCTGGTCCTCGCAGGCGCGAACGGCTCCGGGAAGACGACGCTCGTCCGGCACTGCAACGGTCTCCTGACACCCGACTCCGGCGCGGTGCTGGTCGACGGCACGGCCGTCGCCGACGATCTCGTCGCGGCGCGCACCGCGGTCGGGATGGTGTTTCAGGACCCCCGCGACCAGATCGTCGCCGCGACCGTCGGCGCGGACGTAGCCTTCGGCCCGGAGAACCTCGGCCTCACGCGCGCGGAGATCGACCGCCGGGTCGCCGACGCGCTGGACGCGGTCGGGATGGCCGGCAGGGAGACGGAGCGGATCGATTCACTCTCTGGCGGCGAGCGCGAACGCGTCGCCATCGCGGGTGCGCTGGCGATGGAGCCGAGCCACCTCGTGCTGGACGAACCCTTCACCGGACTCGACGCGCCGGCCCGCGAGTCGGTCGTCGCCCGCCTCCGGGAGCGCCACGCCGAGGGCACCGGCATCGTCCTCGTCACTCACGACTTGCGGGACGCACTGCCCCTCGCGGATCGGGTCGTGGCGATGCAGGACGGCGAGATCGCACTGGACGCCGCTCCTGCGGACGCCCGCGACCGACTCGCCGACCTCGGGGTGCGCGTGCCGCCAGCGGAGGCGTCGGACGCCGGCGAGTCGAGTCACTCGACCGACGACCGAGACGACCGATGCTGA
- a CDS encoding biotin transporter BioY has product MVTNTDSVELVGEEAVGNLARAALFAALMGAFAYVSFPNPLSPTPITLQVLGVFLAGIMLGPVWGSASILLYLAAGAAGAPVFAGGQAGLQPLVGFTAGYLWSYPVAALVIGVVVHGGLDLGNYDRASTPRLVGAMLAGTVVIYGLGTAGFALVQGVGLVEAFVVSALAFVPFEAVKIAAAVGIVRSDRLSAD; this is encoded by the coding sequence ATGGTGACGAACACGGACTCTGTCGAACTGGTCGGAGAGGAAGCCGTCGGCAACCTCGCCCGGGCCGCGCTCTTCGCGGCACTGATGGGGGCGTTCGCCTACGTCTCCTTCCCGAACCCGCTCTCGCCCACACCGATCACGCTCCAGGTACTGGGCGTCTTCCTCGCGGGGATCATGCTCGGTCCCGTCTGGGGGAGCGCGTCGATCCTGCTGTACCTCGCGGCGGGCGCGGCCGGCGCACCCGTCTTCGCCGGCGGACAGGCGGGCCTCCAGCCACTCGTCGGCTTCACGGCGGGCTACCTCTGGTCGTATCCGGTCGCGGCGCTCGTGATCGGCGTGGTCGTCCACGGTGGCCTCGATCTGGGGAACTACGACCGCGCCTCCACGCCCCGACTCGTCGGCGCGATGCTCGCGGGGACCGTGGTCATCTACGGTCTCGGGACGGCCGGTTTCGCCCTCGTGCAGGGTGTCGGCCTCGTCGAGGCGTTCGTCGTCTCGGCGCTCGCGTTCGTCCCCTTCGAGGCGGTCAAGATCGCCGCCGCGGTCGGCATCGTCCGGAGCGACCGCCTCTCGGCGGACTGA
- a CDS encoding oxidoreductase, with protein sequence MTSRWTTAEMPDLSDETVIVTGANSGLGFEATRAFADAGATVVMACRSRDRAESARDDVARRVPDADLDVRDLDLGDLASVQRFADEFRADYDDLRVLCNNAGVMAIPRRETADGFETQFGVNHLGHFALTGHLLDLLLETDGETRVVTQSSGLHERGEMDFDDLQGRRAYDEWDAYAQSKLANVLFGYELDRRLDAADIERVTSVVCHPGYAATNLQYRGPEARGSRVRMAAMKVANSLLAQSAEMGALPMLYAATADAVTGGDYVGPGGLMDMRGYPETQRSSDRSYDEATAERLWQVSEDLTGVEYVFPETTTV encoded by the coding sequence ATGACCTCGCGGTGGACCACGGCCGAGATGCCGGACCTCAGTGACGAGACGGTGATCGTGACCGGGGCGAACAGCGGCCTCGGATTCGAGGCGACGCGGGCGTTCGCCGACGCGGGCGCGACCGTGGTGATGGCCTGTCGGAGTCGCGACCGCGCAGAGTCGGCCCGCGACGACGTGGCCCGGCGCGTCCCCGACGCCGACCTCGACGTGCGCGACCTCGACCTCGGCGACCTCGCCTCTGTCCAGCGATTCGCCGACGAGTTCCGGGCGGACTACGACGACCTGCGCGTCCTCTGTAACAACGCCGGCGTGATGGCCATCCCGCGTCGCGAGACCGCAGACGGCTTCGAGACCCAGTTCGGCGTCAACCACCTCGGCCACTTCGCGCTGACCGGGCACCTCCTCGACCTGCTGCTCGAGACCGACGGCGAGACGCGGGTCGTCACCCAGTCGAGTGGACTCCACGAGCGCGGCGAGATGGACTTCGACGACCTGCAGGGCCGACGGGCGTACGACGAGTGGGACGCCTACGCACAGAGCAAACTGGCGAACGTCCTGTTCGGCTACGAACTCGACCGACGACTCGACGCGGCGGACATCGAGCGCGTGACGAGCGTCGTCTGTCACCCGGGGTACGCCGCGACGAACCTCCAGTACCGCGGCCCGGAGGCACGCGGGAGCAGAGTCAGGATGGCCGCGATGAAGGTGGCGAACAGCCTCCTCGCGCAGTCGGCCGAGATGGGGGCGCTGCCGATGCTGTACGCCGCGACCGCCGACGCGGTGACCGGCGGCGACTACGTCGGGCCCGGCGGCCTGATGGACATGCGTGGCTACCCCGAGACGCAACGGTCCAGCGACCGGTCGTACGACGAGGCGACGGCCGAGCGACTGTGGCAGGTGTCGGAAGACCTGACCGGTGTCGAGTACGTCTTCCCCGAGACGACGACGGTGTAA
- a CDS encoding Lrp/AsnC family transcriptional regulator, protein MDERDVRLLKAIADLGTGSPERLHEATDIPVSTIHYRLNNLRDAGVFTNDLYDVDLDAVGLGVTIMIEVLADYEGSYEEFGDRLRAVEGVSQVYFTMGETDFIVVAHLPSSDSVERLISEFEAIEGVERTNSTFVIDTLQDSTRVLESYSLETLIAELTEG, encoded by the coding sequence ATGGACGAACGCGACGTGCGACTGCTGAAGGCCATCGCCGACCTCGGCACCGGGAGTCCCGAACGACTCCACGAGGCGACCGACATCCCGGTCTCGACGATCCACTACCGGCTGAACAACCTCCGGGACGCCGGCGTCTTCACGAACGACCTCTACGACGTGGACCTCGACGCGGTCGGGTTGGGGGTGACGATCATGATCGAGGTACTCGCCGACTACGAGGGCTCGTACGAGGAGTTCGGCGACCGCCTCCGGGCGGTCGAGGGCGTCTCGCAGGTGTACTTCACGATGGGCGAGACGGACTTCATCGTCGTCGCGCACCTGCCGAGCAGCGACTCGGTCGAACGACTCATCAGCGAGTTCGAGGCCATCGAGGGCGTCGAGCGAACCAACTCCACGTTCGTCATCGACACGCTCCAGGACAGCACCCGCGTTCTGGAGAGCTACAGTCTGGAAACGCTGATCGCGGAACTGACCGAGGGGTGA